The Pyrenophora tritici-repentis strain M4 chromosome 10, whole genome shotgun sequence genome contains a region encoding:
- a CDS encoding DNA-binding protein: protein MSDEDLEQIRRARLQQLQQQGGGRGQGGEGSEQDSRKQQEADQRSSILSQILLPEAADRLGRIRLVKESRATDIENRLIMLARTGQLRQKVTEEQLKEILGAVAEAQEKDEQKIVVNRRGGGWDDDDDELEELMKEV, encoded by the exons ATGTCCGACGAAGATCTCGAGCAAATCAGACGCGCGCGCCTGCAACAGCTCCAGCAGCAAGGCGGGGGACGAGGCCAGGGCGGGGAGGGCTCAGAGCAAGATTCGCGAAA GCAACAAGAGG CCGACCAACGCTCCTCCATCCTCTCGCAGATTCTCCTCCCCGAAGCCGCAGACCGTCTCGGCCGCATCCGCCTCGTCAAGGAATCCCGCGCAACCGACATCGAGAATCGACTCATCATGCTCGCGCGAACGGGCCAACTGAGACAAAAAGTCACTGAAGAGCAGTTGAAGGAAATACTGGGTGCTGTGGCCGAAGCGCAGGAGAAGGATGAGCAGAAGATCGTTGTGAACAGGAGGGGTGGTGGATgggacgatgacgacgatgagtTGGAAGAGCTCATGAAGGAAGTTTAG
- a CDS encoding SURF-family protein Shy1, with protein sequence MSKLNPLLNLFRRYHTQNLRTSIRTPRFQSATRPQCRCTRFQPHVLLFRQQKRYVGGGPGLDPNFVSILDRPTKMARAGQQHGPGLIILAIIPVTAFLLGCWQVQRLGWKTDLIARFEDRLTFPPLELPLRIDPEAVKDFDYRKVYATGVLRHDQEMLIGPRILDGEEGYTVVTPLERKDARGNVHKILACRGWIKKEASPQWFRKKNGALPEGDVTIEGLLRIPPKGNMFTPKNEPEKGKWFFPSVEEMAEYSGSQPVWVEETMTPDLLTNYEREPKGVPIGRAPTVNLRNNHTQYIFTWYALSFATSVMFWMVVKKPMSGTQRRVRHSVDWS encoded by the exons ATGTCGAAACTAAACCCCCTGCTCAATCTCTTCCGAAGATATCACACGCAAAACCTTCGTACCTCGATACGAACCCCACGCTTCCAATCCGCAACCCGTCCACAATGTCGATGCACGCGCTTCCAACCACATGTCTTGCTCTTCCGGCAGCAAAAACGCTACGTAGGCGGCGGACCAGGCCTAGACCCAAACTTCGTTTCCATCCTCGATCGTCCCACCAAAATGGCGCGCGCAGGCCAACAGCACGGCCCGGGCCTCATCATCCTCGCCATTATACCCGTCACCGCTTTCCTGCTCGGATGTTGGCAGGTGCAGAGGTTGGGCTGGAAGACGGATCTGATTGCGCGGTTTGAGGATAGGTTGACGTTTCCGCCGCTGGAGCTGCCGCTCAGAATTGATCCAGAGGCTGTCAAGGACTTTGATTATAGAAAGGTGTATGCCACGGGCGTGTTGAGACATGATCAGGAAATGTTGATTGGGCCCCGCATTCTGGACGGCGAGGAGGGGTATACGGTTGTGACGCCCTTGGAGCGCAAAGATGCAAGGGGCAATGTGCACAAGATACTGGCGTGTAGAGGTTGGATTAAGAAGGAAGCGAGTCCGCAATGGTTTCGCAAGAAGAATGGTGCGCTGCCAGAAGGCGATGTTACCATTGAGGGTCTGCTGAGGATACCACCCAAGGGAAACATGTTTACGCCCAAGAACGAACCTGAGAAGGGCAAGTGGTTTTTCCCCAGCGTCGAGGAGATGGCAGAATACAGTGGAAGCCAGCCTGTGTGGGTGGAGGAAACAATGA CGCCGGACCTGCTCACAAACTATGAGCGTGAGCCAAAAGGTGTACCAATTGGAAGAGCGCCGACCGTGAACCTGCGGAATAACCATACGCAGTACATCTTCACGTGGTACGCGTTGAGCTTCGCAACCTCGGTCATGTTTTGGATGGTCGTTAAAAAGCCCATGTCGGGCACTCAACGACGAGTACGACACAGTGTTGACTGGTCGTAA
- a CDS encoding CBFD-NFYB-HMF domain containing protein produces MANSARKKQHLSPERHVQMTPRNDAPLQLITPFRRAISAGPTPGSRRTPIARTPVLARDSRPVEPSPQLPPPRTRHSALDLPDVEDGPHIAAPRLSMPLDNMYDDEDSFHSAPPRQSLLPDLPDDVDGGTVQSLEFGRKAISEDPRMFGGRQSERFGDLSELGAVEEEYEIDGTFISRRADGLLDQTIDGGLDEDDTTTQMRALTGRRDGRPSDVNLGVFGEVEDDMDEPTFRFQIPERIRLPVQEDQREGQRDQEVEEDQDRDIGPQDLPDDSEMLDDNEQENETLALDRNNLIEDDGMLGWESDPPEDDDAELAAYREEESAIDRSLQTKSPEQRPPVQLKGVRKSKEYMVSAHGIGYPSFPAASVKKLAMGFMKSQGSKGQLNKEALDALVRTTNDFFEQISGDLAAYAQHGGRKMIEESDVVALMKRTRTTTDSSTSFSLAQKMLPRELLQQLRMEPPTKLKGQKRKRLNPVQEEEDDDE; encoded by the exons ATGGCCAATTCAGCGCGCAAGAAACAGCATCTCTCTCCGGAGCGCCATGTACAAATGACTCCGCGCAATGATGCGCCCCTCCAGCTCATCACACCGTTTCGCCGCGCCATTAGTGCAGGCCCCACCCCCGGGAGCAGAAGGACGCCAATTGCTCGCACACCAG TGCTTGCCCGCGATAGTCGTCCTGTAGAACCCTCTCCGCAACTCCCACCCCCGAGAACACGACACTCAGCTCTCGATCTTCCCGATGTCGAAGATGGCCCACATATCGCTGCTCCCCGACTCTCCATGCCCCTTGATAACATGTACGATGACGAGGATAGTTTCCACAGCGCACCACCACGGCAATCGCTTCTCCCTGACCTACCTGACGATGTCGATGGCGGGACCGTACAGTCTCTCGAGTTTGGACGTAAAGCCATCAGTGAGGATCCGCGCATGTTTGGAGGAAGACAGAGCGAACGGTTTGGAGACTTGAGTGAGCTCGGTGCAGTGGAAGAGGAGTACGAGATCGATGGTACATTCATCAGCAGACGTGCAGATGGATTGCTTGATCAGACAATCGATGGAGGGTTggacgaggacgatacgacgACACAAATGCGTGCATTGACTGGGCGGAGAGACGGACGTCCAAGTGATGTGAACCTGGGTGTTTTTGGCGAAGTCGAAGACGACATGGACGAGCCCACTTTCCGCTTCCAAATACCCGAACGTATACGTTTGCCGGTGCAAGAAGACCAACGAGAGGGACAGAGAGATCAGGAAGTTGAGGAAGACCAGGACAGGGATATTGGTCCACAGGATCTACCCGATGATTCGGAGATGCTAGACGACAACGAGCAGGAGAATGAAACCTTAGCTTTGGACCGCAACAATCTCATCGAAGATGACGGCATGCTAGGCTGGGAATCAGATCCTCCGGAAGATGATGATGCTGAACTAGCAGCCTATCGAGAAGAGGAATCGGCGATAGACCGCAGTCTACAAACAAAGTCGCCCGAACAACGCCCTCCGGTGCAGCTAAAGGGCGTCCGGAAGTCCAAAGAATACATGGTCTCGGCGCATGGCATTGGGTACCCTTCATTCCCGGCGGCATCAGTCAAGAAGCTCGCCATGGGTTTCATGAAGTCGCAGGGGAGCAAAGGTCAGCTCAATAAAGAAGCGCTCGATGCTCTCGTGCGTACAACCAACGACTTTTTTGAGCAGATTAGCGGCGATCTCGCGGCATATGCACAACATGGCGGACGGAAGATGATTGAAGAAAGCGACGTCGTAGCGCTTATGAAACG AACCCGGACGACTACAGACAGTAGTACGTCGTTTTCGCTAGCGCAAAAAATGCTTCCTAGAGAACTACTCCAGCAGCTACGCATGGAGCCACCAACCAAGCTAAAGGGCCAAAAACGGAAGCGGCTAAATCCTGtacaagaagaagaggatgatGACGAGTAA